A genomic segment from Lignipirellula cremea encodes:
- a CDS encoding DUF3467 domain-containing protein: MSSSPDKPAAEGAAAEPQAARRRIEIDDSQAITAYANFCRVTGAFEELLIDFGLNAEAPGMEQTKPVKIDQRIIVNYWTAKRMLAALQLSVARHEQLFGVLETDIHKRVRRPAGEQEKK; encoded by the coding sequence ATGAGCAGTAGTCCCGACAAGCCCGCCGCCGAAGGCGCGGCGGCCGAACCGCAAGCGGCCCGCCGGCGGATTGAAATCGACGACTCGCAGGCGATCACTGCGTACGCGAATTTCTGCCGGGTCACTGGCGCTTTTGAAGAGCTGCTGATCGATTTCGGCCTGAACGCCGAAGCTCCGGGCATGGAGCAGACCAAACCGGTCAAGATCGACCAGCGGATCATTGTGAACTACTGGACAGCCAAGCGGATGCTGGCGGCGTTGCAACTGTCGGTCGCCCGACACGAACAACTGTTCGGCGTGCTGGAAACAGATATCCACAAGCGCGTTCGTCGCCCCGCTGGCGAGCAGGAAAAGAAGTAG
- the pheA gene encoding prephenate dehydratase, giving the protein MAKRKSSLAEIDKKLDRLDRDLVKLLSERTALASDRAEARQTAGQSSYDPDHEQAVIEKILKANKGPLAEPYLRGMVREMLSGSRQLAKPLNIVYLGPQFSYSHLAAIERFGANVEMQGLATIAAVFEAINRRQADYGIVPIENSTDGRVVDTLGMFARLPVQICGEVQLRIHHYLLGMCSHDEVREVYSKPQALSQCRNWISKHLPGAKVVEVTSTAAAARLAAERPGIAAVASRQAGVNYGLRAIAEKIEDNPYNLTRFAVIGSEPGKRTGNDKTAAMFQIPHEPGALADAMAIFKRGGLNLTWIESFPVHGPDAEYLFFVEMEGHRTDAEVTKALAALEKKAERLEVLGSYQKATPVD; this is encoded by the coding sequence ATGGCCAAACGCAAATCCTCCCTTGCGGAAATTGATAAAAAACTGGATCGGCTGGATCGGGATCTGGTCAAGTTGCTCTCAGAGCGCACGGCCCTGGCCTCCGACCGCGCCGAAGCGCGCCAGACAGCGGGACAATCGTCGTATGATCCGGACCATGAACAGGCCGTGATCGAAAAGATTTTGAAAGCCAATAAAGGCCCGCTGGCCGAGCCCTACCTGCGCGGCATGGTTCGCGAGATGCTAAGCGGCTCTCGTCAGCTGGCGAAGCCGCTGAACATTGTCTATCTGGGACCACAGTTCAGCTACAGCCATCTGGCCGCCATCGAGCGATTCGGCGCCAATGTCGAAATGCAGGGACTGGCGACCATTGCCGCCGTGTTTGAGGCCATCAATCGCCGCCAGGCCGACTATGGCATTGTGCCGATCGAAAACTCGACCGATGGAAGAGTGGTCGATACGCTGGGCATGTTCGCCCGACTGCCGGTGCAGATCTGCGGCGAAGTGCAGCTGCGGATCCACCACTATCTGCTCGGAATGTGTTCACACGACGAAGTGCGCGAAGTTTACAGCAAGCCCCAGGCGCTGTCCCAGTGCCGCAACTGGATCTCCAAGCACCTGCCTGGCGCCAAGGTGGTCGAAGTCACCAGCACGGCCGCGGCGGCCCGCCTGGCGGCAGAACGTCCCGGCATTGCCGCCGTTGCCAGTCGGCAAGCGGGCGTCAATTATGGACTCAGGGCAATCGCCGAAAAGATCGAAGACAACCCTTATAACCTCACCCGGTTCGCCGTCATTGGCAGCGAACCCGGCAAGCGGACCGGCAACGACAAAACGGCCGCCATGTTTCAGATTCCTCATGAACCTGGCGCCCTGGCCGACGCCATGGCGATCTTCAAACGCGGCGGACTCAATCTGACCTGGATTGAATCCTTCCCCGTCCACGGGCCCGACGCCGAATACCTGTTCTTTGTCGAGATGGAAGGCCACCGCACAGACGCCGAGGTGACCAAAGCCCTGGCCGCACTGGAAAAGAAGGCCGAACGTCTGGAAGTCCTGGGTTCCTACCAGAAAGCCACTCCCGTCGACTAG
- a CDS encoding nucleoside deaminase has translation MQPHDYYMQKAIQAARNNKVHPFGAVIVDRRDGQIVADGFNRSSLNPTWHGEIDAINRCATEHRPGDWSPLSLYTTAEPCPMCQSAILWSGIGEVYFGVDIARLQELGWRQIEIPAAEVVARFPQGACLVEGGILREECDALFRDAAFP, from the coding sequence ATGCAGCCCCACGACTACTACATGCAGAAAGCGATTCAAGCCGCGCGGAACAATAAGGTCCATCCCTTTGGCGCGGTCATTGTCGACCGACGGGACGGCCAGATTGTGGCGGACGGTTTCAACCGCAGTTCCCTCAATCCGACCTGGCATGGCGAGATCGACGCCATCAACCGCTGCGCCACCGAGCATCGCCCCGGCGACTGGTCCCCGTTGTCGCTTTACACCACGGCGGAACCTTGCCCCATGTGCCAGTCCGCCATTTTATGGTCGGGCATCGGCGAGGTCTATTTCGGCGTCGACATTGCCCGGCTGCAGGAACTCGGATGGCGCCAGATCGAGATTCCCGCCGCCGAAGTCGTCGCACGGTTTCCCCAGGGCGCCTGCCTGGTGGAAGGGGGAATCCTGCGTGAAGAATGCGACGCCTTGTTCCGCGATGCGGCCTTCCCCTGA
- a CDS encoding Gfo/Idh/MocA family protein translates to MSEKLFNVAMVGLGFGAEFIPIYQSHPNAHVHAICRRNEAELNRCGDLLGIDHRYTQYDQVLADPQIDFVHINSPIPDHGKMAIQALQAGKHVMCTVPMATTIEECEEICRLVQETGLKYMMAETVVYSREFLFIKEMYEQGELGKIQYMAASHPQDMEGWPDYWESMIPMHYATHVVSPVLGLVNGRAEHVSCFGSGSIDARLAAKSGNAYAVESCHIKIKDTDIAAHIWRFLFDTARQYRESFDVYGTKKSFEWSLIEGDPHVLHTAKLPEAEIPLRIEVPDYAHLLPEPIQKFTQTIEDAEHRSFIQGGGHGGSHPHMVHEMLSALIEDRDPWPNAVQSANWTCVGICAHQSTQKGGEIVKLPAFTLE, encoded by the coding sequence ATGAGTGAAAAACTTTTCAACGTTGCAATGGTCGGCCTGGGTTTTGGGGCCGAGTTTATTCCCATTTATCAGTCGCACCCCAACGCCCATGTGCACGCGATCTGCCGGCGGAACGAGGCCGAGCTGAACCGCTGCGGCGACCTGCTGGGGATCGACCATCGTTATACCCAGTACGACCAGGTGCTGGCCGACCCGCAGATTGACTTCGTCCATATCAATTCGCCCATCCCCGACCATGGGAAAATGGCGATACAGGCCCTCCAGGCGGGCAAGCATGTGATGTGCACCGTGCCGATGGCGACCACCATCGAAGAGTGCGAAGAGATCTGCCGCCTTGTCCAAGAGACGGGCCTCAAATACATGATGGCGGAAACAGTCGTCTACAGCCGCGAGTTCCTGTTCATCAAAGAAATGTACGAACAGGGCGAGCTGGGCAAAATCCAGTACATGGCCGCCTCGCATCCGCAGGATATGGAAGGCTGGCCCGACTACTGGGAGAGCATGATCCCGATGCACTACGCCACGCATGTGGTCAGCCCCGTGCTGGGACTGGTGAACGGCCGGGCCGAGCATGTGTCCTGCTTTGGCTCCGGCTCGATCGATGCCCGTCTGGCCGCCAAGTCGGGCAACGCGTATGCGGTAGAGTCGTGCCATATCAAAATCAAAGACACCGATATCGCCGCGCACATCTGGCGGTTTCTGTTCGACACGGCCCGCCAGTATCGCGAGAGCTTCGATGTGTACGGGACCAAAAAGAGTTTCGAATGGTCGCTGATCGAAGGCGATCCCCACGTGCTGCATACGGCCAAACTGCCCGAGGCGGAAATCCCGCTGCGGATCGAAGTGCCCGACTACGCCCATCTGTTGCCGGAGCCGATCCAGAAGTTCACGCAAACGATCGAAGACGCCGAGCACCGGTCGTTCATCCAGGGCGGCGGCCACGGCGGCTCGCACCCGCACATGGTGCACGAGATGCTGTCGGCCCTGATCGAAGATCGCGATCCCTGGCCCAATGCGGTGCAAAGCGCCAACTGGACCTGCGTCGGCATCTGCGCCCATCAATCGACGCAGAAGGGCGGAGAAATCGTCAAACTGCCGGCGTTCACGTTAGAATGA
- a CDS encoding DUF1559 family PulG-like putative transporter: MAIDFTCPHCGHHTSVNEKFAGSTGPCTNCHETVTIPGASAAGASPGPAPRKSSGGKSVLFVVLAVLAVVGFLCCGGMTLLLAPAVIAARGAAQKTACSGHMKMISLGLMGYSDQNRTYPPAFTTDENGKPMHSWRVLILPYLEESALYEQYDFDEPWDGPNNSKLMDKCPEVFRCLADDGDPNASSYQVVVDEKTGWKANDGVRVQSITDGISQTIAVVEVRQPGQNWLDPTPLKIADIPLGKPHSGGMNVVYFDGSTHFLPANVDRETLRRLLQINDGEVITSDF, translated from the coding sequence ATGGCGATTGACTTTACCTGTCCGCATTGCGGGCATCATACGTCGGTCAACGAAAAGTTTGCCGGTTCTACCGGACCCTGCACCAACTGTCATGAAACGGTCACGATACCTGGGGCTTCGGCCGCAGGCGCTTCGCCGGGCCCTGCTCCTCGCAAGAGTTCGGGCGGCAAGTCGGTGCTGTTCGTTGTGCTGGCCGTGCTGGCGGTGGTGGGCTTTCTCTGTTGCGGCGGCATGACGTTGCTGTTGGCTCCGGCGGTGATCGCGGCGCGGGGTGCGGCCCAGAAGACCGCGTGCAGTGGGCACATGAAAATGATCAGCCTGGGCCTCATGGGTTACAGTGACCAGAACCGGACCTATCCTCCGGCGTTCACCACCGACGAGAACGGCAAGCCGATGCATTCCTGGCGTGTGTTGATCCTGCCGTATCTGGAAGAGTCGGCCTTGTATGAGCAGTACGATTTTGATGAGCCGTGGGACGGCCCCAACAACAGCAAGCTCATGGACAAGTGCCCTGAAGTTTTCCGCTGTCTGGCGGACGACGGCGATCCCAACGCCTCGAGCTACCAGGTCGTCGTTGACGAGAAAACGGGCTGGAAGGCGAATGACGGCGTCCGCGTGCAGAGCATCACCGACGGTATCTCCCAAACCATCGCCGTTGTCGAGGTTCGCCAGCCGGGGCAGAACTGGCTCGATCCCACGCCGCTGAAAATCGCAGACATCCCGCTGGGCAAACCGCATTCGGGCGGCATGAACGTGGTGTACTTCGACGGCTCGACCCATTTTTTGCCTGCCAATGTGGATCGCGAAACGCTCCGCCGTTTGCTCCAGATCAACGATGGCGAAGTGATCACCTCGGACTTCTAG
- a CDS encoding DUF1559 family PulG-like putative transporter, whose product MEFTCSYCGHRGSASDDRAGQTRPCENCGGTVTLPAARSTYASGGPAPGQPPGRRSGGKLASCLLIAVLGLVGCFCCCGVGAVFLPRMLEPAIEAAREAGVESVESTACRNQLKQIGLALASYYDQHDEFPPAFYTDENGQPMHSWRVLLLPHLDKSPLYAQYDFDEPWDGPNNRRLMEHCPEVFRCPADQGDQNASSYQVVVGPGTGWQANKGPSMQEIPDGLSRTISVIEVHGKERNWLDPAALKLEDVLPPAEKMPGPTVDQDDPHGGVRHTVFFDGSVHDLPVDLSPATLRQLLETKDGEPVDMDF is encoded by the coding sequence ATGGAATTTACCTGTAGCTACTGCGGCCATCGGGGGAGCGCGAGCGATGATCGCGCCGGTCAGACTCGCCCCTGCGAGAACTGCGGGGGAACGGTCACGCTGCCCGCCGCCAGGTCGACGTATGCGTCGGGTGGACCGGCGCCCGGCCAGCCTCCTGGCCGGCGTTCGGGGGGCAAACTGGCGAGCTGCCTGCTGATTGCTGTCCTGGGGCTGGTCGGCTGCTTTTGCTGCTGCGGCGTGGGCGCGGTGTTTTTGCCCCGCATGCTGGAACCGGCGATCGAAGCGGCGCGGGAAGCGGGGGTCGAGTCGGTTGAAAGCACCGCCTGCAGAAACCAGCTCAAGCAGATTGGTCTCGCTCTGGCCAGTTACTACGACCAGCACGACGAATTCCCGCCGGCTTTCTACACGGACGAAAACGGCCAGCCAATGCACTCCTGGCGGGTGCTGCTGCTGCCGCATCTCGACAAGTCGCCCTTGTACGCACAGTACGATTTTGACGAGCCCTGGGATGGGCCGAACAACCGCCGACTTATGGAACATTGCCCTGAAGTCTTTCGTTGCCCTGCCGACCAGGGCGACCAGAACGCCAGCAGCTACCAGGTCGTCGTCGGCCCGGGAACGGGCTGGCAAGCGAACAAAGGCCCGTCAATGCAGGAGATTCCCGACGGGCTAAGCCGAACGATATCCGTCATCGAAGTCCATGGGAAAGAGCGGAACTGGCTGGACCCCGCTGCTTTGAAGCTGGAAGACGTGCTGCCGCCCGCGGAAAAAATGCCGGGCCCGACCGTCGACCAGGACGACCCGCATGGCGGAGTCAGACATACCGTGTTCTTCGACGGTTCCGTCCACGATTTGCCTGTTGACCTCTCTCCCGCGACGCTCCGCCAGTTGCTTGAGACCAAGGACGGTGAACCGGTTGATATGGATTTTTAG
- a CDS encoding DUF1559 domain-containing protein has product MAIDFTCPHCGHQTSASEEYAGSSGPCANCGAMVTLPGEKSRFAESASTSKPAPAKRSGGMSTLFIVLGVLAAGGLVCCGGVALLLPAVETARESARRAQCDNNLKQIGIALHMYHEAHRSFPPAFITDENGKPMHSWRVLILPYMEQAGLHNQYDFDEPWDGPNNRQLMERCPSVFRCPSDPGDPSSTLYQVVVGPGTGWKANAGTKIQDITDGTSRSIAVFEADGPGRNWLDPTALTLDEVLPAAEKTPGREADPRHPHPGGRQIMFFDASTRFLSESIDPKVLRQLLLINDGEVINGGF; this is encoded by the coding sequence ATGGCGATTGATTTCACTTGTCCTCACTGCGGTCATCAAACTTCGGCCAGCGAAGAGTACGCCGGCTCCAGCGGTCCGTGCGCGAACTGTGGAGCGATGGTGACGCTGCCTGGCGAAAAGTCCCGTTTTGCGGAGTCCGCAAGCACTTCAAAGCCGGCTCCCGCCAAGCGTTCCGGCGGCATGTCGACGCTCTTTATTGTACTGGGGGTGCTGGCGGCGGGCGGCCTGGTTTGTTGCGGCGGCGTGGCGCTGCTGCTGCCCGCGGTGGAAACAGCGCGTGAATCGGCCCGACGCGCCCAGTGCGACAATAATCTGAAACAGATCGGTATCGCCCTGCACATGTATCATGAGGCGCACAGGTCTTTTCCGCCGGCGTTTATCACTGACGAAAACGGCAAGCCGATGCACTCCTGGCGAGTGTTGATTCTGCCTTACATGGAACAGGCGGGCTTGCACAACCAGTACGATTTCGACGAACCGTGGGATGGCCCGAATAACCGTCAGCTGATGGAGCGGTGTCCCAGCGTGTTTCGCTGCCCGTCGGACCCAGGCGACCCGAGTTCCACCCTGTACCAGGTCGTGGTCGGTCCGGGCACGGGCTGGAAGGCGAACGCAGGAACAAAGATCCAGGATATTACCGACGGAACCTCGCGCTCGATCGCAGTTTTCGAAGCCGATGGCCCGGGGAGGAACTGGCTCGACCCAACGGCGTTGACGCTGGACGAAGTCCTGCCCGCCGCCGAGAAAACGCCCGGCCGGGAAGCCGACCCGCGGCATCCGCATCCGGGCGGCCGGCAAATCATGTTCTTTGACGCCTCGACCCGTTTTTTATCCGAGAGTATCGACCCGAAAGTGTTGCGGCAGTTGCTTCTGATCAACGACGGCGAGGTGATCAACGGCGGGTTCTAG
- a CDS encoding DUF1559 family PulG-like putative transporter — MAIPFTCPHCGHRTAASEAYAGSSGPCAHCGAIVKLPGAKAELASPGKYLVHSGVVRSRGKGLNVLSVVVLAVVVAACGYLLFPAISTPREASRRSHCSNNLKQIGLALHGYHDQYRVFPPAFITDENGRPMHSWRVLILPYMEYGELYKEYNFDEPWDGPKNRQLMEQCPPIFHCPSDEGDKNSTRYRVVVGPGTGWKANASITIRDIADGTSNSVAVLETLRPGRNWLDPAPLTLDEALSPPQEQTDWTSGPRFPHLNGRQAVFFDGSTHFLPADLDAEKLGRLLLINDGEEIPRDLF; from the coding sequence ATGGCGATTCCATTCACCTGTCCCCACTGCGGCCATCGAACGGCGGCGAGTGAAGCGTACGCCGGCTCCAGCGGTCCTTGCGCCCACTGCGGCGCCATCGTTAAGCTCCCCGGCGCCAAAGCGGAACTGGCGTCCCCGGGCAAGTATCTCGTCCATTCCGGTGTCGTCCGCTCCCGCGGCAAGGGCTTGAACGTCCTCAGTGTGGTGGTGCTGGCGGTGGTCGTGGCGGCGTGCGGCTACCTGTTGTTTCCGGCGATCTCCACGCCGCGCGAAGCGTCCCGGCGCAGCCACTGTTCCAATAACCTGAAGCAGATCGGCCTTGCCCTGCACGGATACCACGATCAGTACCGGGTTTTCCCGCCGGCGTTTATCACCGACGAAAACGGCCGGCCCATGCATTCCTGGCGGGTGCTGATTCTGCCGTACATGGAATACGGCGAACTTTACAAAGAGTACAATTTCGACGAACCTTGGGATGGGCCGAAAAACCGTCAGCTGATGGAGCAGTGTCCGCCGATCTTTCACTGCCCTTCCGACGAGGGCGACAAGAATTCCACCCGGTACCGGGTGGTCGTCGGTCCCGGGACGGGCTGGAAGGCGAACGCGTCGATCACCATCAGGGACATTGCCGACGGCACAAGCAACTCGGTCGCGGTCCTCGAAACACTGCGGCCGGGGAGGAACTGGCTCGACCCCGCGCCGCTTACGCTGGACGAGGCCTTGTCGCCGCCTCAGGAACAGACAGACTGGACATCAGGCCCGCGATTCCCGCATCTCAACGGCCGGCAGGCGGTGTTCTTTGACGGTTCGACGCATTTTCTCCCCGCCGATCTCGATGCGGAGAAACTGGGCCGCCTGCTGCTGATCAACGACGGCGAAGAGATCCCCAGGGATCTCTTCTAG
- a CDS encoding DUF1559 family PulG-like putative transporter — MAIAFTCPHCGYQRSASEAYAGSSGPCASCGAIVKLPGVQAELASPGKLPVNPDVDRAGGMSPFQASIVVLVAFAFVCVLLGGLTTPSMSPPRRVTDRRECVNNLHAISSALLKFYVMKEGFPRAYITDENGQPMHSWRVLLLPHLDQEALYRQYDFNEPWDGPNNRKLMDRCPDVFRCPPHEGDRNFTRYQVVVAPGTGWKANERMKFPEFTDELLNTIMVIETDGPGTNWLDPTPLTLEEVLPPPRKKSFWAASPPAPHPGGRHAVNFDGRVHFLPDDIEADELRRLLLINDGATGSDEH; from the coding sequence ATGGCGATCGCTTTCACCTGTCCCCACTGCGGCTATCAAAGGTCGGCGAGTGAAGCGTACGCCGGCTCCAGTGGTCCGTGCGCCAGCTGCGGAGCCATCGTCAAACTCCCCGGCGTGCAGGCGGAACTGGCGTCGCCGGGCAAGCTTCCGGTCAATCCCGATGTCGACCGTGCTGGCGGTATGTCGCCTTTCCAGGCGAGCATCGTCGTGCTGGTGGCTTTCGCATTTGTCTGCGTCCTGCTGGGCGGGCTGACGACGCCGTCCATGTCACCTCCGCGTCGGGTGACCGATCGTCGCGAGTGTGTTAATAATCTGCACGCCATTAGCAGCGCCCTGCTAAAATTCTATGTGATGAAAGAGGGTTTTCCGCGGGCATATATCACCGATGAGAACGGCCAGCCGATGCATTCCTGGAGGGTGCTGCTACTGCCGCATCTGGACCAGGAGGCCCTCTACAGGCAGTACGATTTCAACGAACCGTGGGACGGCCCGAATAACCGCAAGCTCATGGACCGATGTCCTGACGTCTTTCGCTGCCCGCCCCACGAAGGCGACAGGAATTTCACCCGGTACCAGGTGGTTGTCGCGCCCGGCACAGGCTGGAAGGCGAACGAGCGGATGAAATTTCCGGAGTTTACCGACGAATTGTTGAACACCATTATGGTCATCGAAACCGACGGACCAGGAACCAACTGGCTCGACCCGACGCCGTTGACGCTGGAGGAAGTCTTGCCGCCGCCCCGGAAAAAGTCCTTCTGGGCGGCAAGTCCCCCAGCTCCCCATCCCGGCGGCAGGCATGCGGTGAACTTTGACGGCCGGGTCCATTTCCTTCCCGACGATATCGAAGCTGACGAGCTGCGTCGCCTGTTGCTGATCAACGATGGCGCGACGGGCAGCGATGAGCACTAA
- a CDS encoding DUF1559 family PulG-like putative transporter — protein sequence MAIAFTCPHCGYQTSASEAYAGSSGPCASCGAIVKLPGVKAELASPGKIPAAKDLEGSRGKEPTFATWAMVVVIAMVCCGGLVALLLPTIEPTRTPARRSACTNHLKQIGLALQSYHDQNGAFPPAYITDENGRPMHSWRVLILPYLEEQQLYNAYHFDEPWDGPNNRQLLTECPNAFRCPSDFGDKNAASYHVVVGPGAGWKANEGTRLEEITDGTPQTIAVIEGRRPGIHWLDPTPMRLDEFLAAAERTAGEDGHPDLLHPGGRMAVFFDGYVRFLNNGLDPKVLRHMFQIDDGNDVSWAY from the coding sequence ATGGCGATCGCTTTCACCTGTCCCCACTGCGGCTATCAAACGTCGGCGAGTGAAGCGTACGCCGGCTCCAGTGGTCCGTGCGCCAGCTGCGGAGCCATCGTCAAGCTGCCCGGCGTCAAAGCGGAGCTGGCGTCGCCGGGCAAGATTCCCGCCGCCAAGGATCTCGAAGGTTCCCGCGGCAAGGAACCGACATTCGCCACCTGGGCGATGGTGGTGGTGATCGCCATGGTTTGCTGCGGTGGCCTGGTGGCGCTGCTGTTGCCGACCATAGAGCCCACCCGCACTCCTGCCCGGCGTTCCGCCTGTACCAATCACCTGAAACAGATTGGGCTCGCGCTGCAAAGTTACCACGATCAGAACGGGGCATTTCCGCCGGCGTATATCACCGACGAGAACGGGCGGCCGATGCATTCCTGGCGGGTGCTAATTCTACCGTACCTGGAAGAACAGCAACTGTACAACGCGTACCATTTTGACGAACCATGGGACGGCCCGAATAACCGCCAGCTCCTGACGGAATGTCCGAACGCTTTTCGCTGCCCCTCTGACTTTGGCGACAAGAACGCCGCCAGCTACCATGTGGTTGTCGGGCCCGGCGCCGGCTGGAAGGCGAATGAGGGAACGCGCCTGGAGGAAATCACCGACGGAACGCCCCAGACGATCGCGGTCATTGAGGGCCGACGACCGGGAATCCACTGGCTCGACCCGACACCGATGAGGCTGGACGAATTCCTGGCCGCCGCCGAAAGAACCGCCGGTGAGGACGGCCATCCGGACCTGCTGCATCCGGGCGGCAGAATGGCCGTGTTTTTCGACGGCTACGTCCGTTTTCTCAATAACGGTCTCGACCCGAAAGTGCTCCGTCACATGTTCCAGATCGACGATGGCAATGACGTCAGCTGGGCTTACTGA
- a CDS encoding DUF1559 family PulG-like putative transporter, translated as MAIEFTCPHCGHHTSATEAYAGSSGPCANCGELVTLPGVRAELASPGRSPVAPGKRIGCFWIVFLAIGAIGLAALLSPPSCRRGGPSARSRCSNNLKQIGLGLHGYYDAYQAFPPAYITDENGKPMHSWRVLILPYMELSAVHAKYDFDEPWDGPNNRRVMSELIPEGLPVFRCPSQHGDKNMTSYHVVVGPGTAWKANEGLTVQEIADGTRNSIAVIEAPQHQRHWLDPTPLALADALPPVEQEPGQAADPRQPHGNGRNAVYFDGSTRFLYSDMPPEMLRRMILINDGEEIDWDY; from the coding sequence ATGGCGATTGAATTCACCTGCCCCCACTGCGGCCATCATACGTCGGCGACGGAAGCGTACGCCGGATCCAGCGGTCCGTGCGCCAACTGCGGAGAGTTGGTGACGCTCCCCGGTGTCCGGGCGGAGCTGGCCTCGCCGGGGCGGTCTCCTGTCGCTCCTGGCAAACGTATCGGCTGCTTTTGGATAGTATTCCTGGCGATCGGTGCGATCGGCCTGGCGGCGCTGCTTTCGCCGCCTTCGTGTCGCAGGGGCGGACCGTCCGCGCGAAGCCGGTGCAGCAACAACCTCAAACAGATTGGTCTCGGTTTGCACGGGTACTACGATGCGTATCAGGCTTTTCCGCCGGCGTACATCACCGACGAGAACGGCAAGCCGATGCACTCCTGGCGGGTGCTCATTCTGCCGTACATGGAACTGTCGGCTGTGCACGCGAAGTATGATTTCGACGAACCGTGGGATGGCCCGAACAACCGCCGGGTAATGTCGGAGCTGATCCCGGAAGGTCTGCCCGTCTTTCGGTGTCCGTCCCAGCATGGCGACAAGAACATGACCAGCTACCACGTGGTTGTCGGTCCGGGAACAGCCTGGAAGGCGAACGAGGGACTGACGGTCCAGGAGATCGCCGATGGCACGCGCAACTCGATTGCCGTGATCGAAGCCCCGCAACACCAACGACACTGGCTCGATCCCACGCCGCTGGCGCTCGCCGACGCATTGCCACCGGTCGAACAGGAGCCAGGCCAGGCGGCCGACCCGCGCCAGCCGCATGGCAACGGCAGGAATGCCGTGTATTTCGATGGCTCGACACGTTTTCTGTACTCCGACATGCCTCCAGAAATGCTGCGTCGGATGATTCTGATTAACGACGGCGAAGAGATCGACTGGGACTATTAG
- a CDS encoding DUF1559 family PulG-like putative transporter has translation MAIEFTCPKCQHRTSESDEYAGSSCLCANCGETVMLSGAPGDRSSSRRDPVVGGPLVQTSGGKSRARWVLAGLGVCGALAALLLPAFLAACSHVRKAECRHQLSKIGYALAAYQEVHGSFPPAYITDENGKPMHSWRVLLLPYLGQHELYARYDFNESWDSSNNYQVGEQCPAEFHCPSDPSDKKISRYQVVVGPGTGWKANEGVRIEEITDGTSQTIAVLEVQTGRNWLDPTPLTLDDVLPPLEQTRGQSASRFETHPGGGQAVFFDGSVHIIFSDLKPETLRRLLRINDGVVVDRQEF, from the coding sequence ATGGCGATTGAATTCACCTGCCCGAAATGCCAGCATCGTACGTCGGAAAGCGACGAGTACGCCGGCTCCAGCTGTCTCTGCGCCAACTGCGGAGAAACGGTCATGCTCTCCGGCGCCCCGGGCGATCGGTCGTCGTCGCGTCGCGATCCTGTCGTCGGGGGGCCGCTCGTCCAGACTTCCGGCGGCAAGTCGCGGGCGCGCTGGGTGCTCGCGGGGCTGGGGGTCTGCGGAGCCCTGGCGGCGCTCTTGTTGCCGGCGTTCCTGGCGGCGTGCTCCCATGTTCGAAAAGCCGAGTGCAGGCATCAGCTCTCAAAAATCGGCTACGCCCTGGCCGCGTACCAGGAAGTGCATGGGTCCTTTCCACCAGCGTACATCACGGACGAAAACGGGAAGCCGATGCACTCCTGGCGCGTCCTCCTTCTGCCGTACCTGGGACAGCATGAACTGTACGCGCGGTACGATTTCAACGAATCATGGGACAGCTCGAACAACTACCAAGTCGGAGAACAGTGCCCCGCGGAATTTCACTGTCCGTCCGATCCGAGCGATAAGAAGATCAGCCGCTACCAGGTGGTCGTCGGCCCCGGCACAGGCTGGAAGGCGAACGAGGGAGTGCGGATCGAGGAGATCACCGACGGCACGAGCCAAACGATCGCCGTCCTGGAGGTGCAAACGGGGAGAAACTGGCTCGACCCCACTCCCTTGACCCTGGACGACGTATTGCCGCCACTCGAACAGACGCGAGGCCAGTCGGCCAGCCGATTTGAGACGCATCCCGGGGGCGGACAGGCCGTGTTCTTCGACGGTTCGGTCCACATAATTTTCTCCGACCTTAAGCCAGAAACGCTGCGTCGGTTGCTCCGGATCAACGACGGCGTAGTCGTTGACCGGCAGGAGTTCTAG